From the Ilumatobacteraceae bacterium genome, the window AGATCGCCGCCCTCGACGTGATCGAGCCCGAACCAGAACCCGCGGACCTGCCCGAACAGTTCGACCGAGTCGTGGAGATCCTCAACGACATCGACTGGGACACCATCTGGGAAGCCGCCACCGACACCGAACGCCGAACCCTGCTCGATGAGTTCGTACCCACCGTCAACGTCTACGGCGACCACCTCGAAGTCGAAGTCAGAGGCGTCCCGAAACTGAACGTAGCCCTACACGAAGTAGGGCTACGCGGTTCCGTTGAGAACACTGGTGTCGGAGGACCGAACCACACGATCCCGTACCGGCCACTGGCGTCTTATGAGCTGACGCGATCTAAGGCCCACGGATCTTCGGCAGCCTGCTCAGTACGTCGAACCCGGCGGTTTCGCACTGAGACTGACGTGGCTACCGGAAACTCCACCAACCATGTCACGGAGAAGATTCCTCCTAGCTTCCTCTACGAAAGCTCCAAGAATCCAAGAGGCGCGGCCGTCGTCTACATCAAAGATCATCGATGGCCGATAGCGCGCCACCCCGGAGCAATAGAACATCGCCGCATACCTGCCGAGATCCGCACGCATCGGAAGCCAACGCGATTTCCATAGCGACGGTGACCATTCGTCGTACCCATACAACCCGTGACTCTGAATGTCGCGCAGGCACGCTGACGCGTGCGCCTGCACATCCGCCACTTCAGAGAGCAACGGACCCCCCTCACCCGGTTCAACGCGATCGACGACAAACTTGGACTGCAGGATCACAGCGGGCGGCATATCGATCCCGGTTAGGCCAACGAGAAGATGAGGGTTCTCGACCCGGTCGAAGTGCTGCGCAAGGACCCGATGTGTGCTGCGGCAGTCCATGACCCGCGATGTTCCGGCGCAGAGGCCAAAGAGATACCAGATTGTGTTCGCGTCCCAGCACACGACAAACACAACGGAGCCAGTCGTGTCTGCGGCAATTCCCGCCAGCTGAAGCTCGGCTCCGACATCGGAGCAGGACTGCAGAAGCGAGATCACGGGCAACTCCTCGTCAGTCGCCAGTTTGGCGCCCGTGCGCGCCTCGTACAGGTGCCGGAATACGCCTTCCTTAACGGTAACGATCTCCGTACTGAGGCCCCGAGCGCGAGCCGGGTTGTAGCTCAGCCCATGTCCGATGCGTTTGCGATAAACGACCTCCGGGTCCAATCGCAGAAGTTCGGCCTTCGCCAAGTTCAATGCGGAGTAGTACGAGAGCAACGCCGCAGATGCACCTGTGACGACCTGTGCCGCGTCGTCATACCGTCTCGCCTGCTCAATGTAGCTGCGGAACTCCGGCCAGTAGCGATTGAACTCCTGAAGTTCTGGCCAGAGCTTTCGACCTTCGTCTCGAATTCGCGCTGGCGCGTCAACCATCCGCCATAGAACTTCGCGCTCGTCTGCGATGTTGTGCACAGTGAGACTCCGCAATGAATCTGGCGGGAAAGGTCTAAAACGTCGACCGCCTGATCGGTTCCGCGGTTGGACTGTGCGGATAGTTGCTTGTGCCACCCCACCTAACCCCTCGAAAGTCATCGGGTGCGTTCTCTGTAATACAGCACCCTCAAACTGCACAGTACCCGTTCCGGCATCCTCTCCTGAGCCGCCGAGCCCGAAGGGCGACGGCGGAACCTCGATCTTCCTTCGAACGCACGGCAGGCCTTGACAGCGAACTACACCGATGCCATTCTGAATCCCAACGCGGCACCCGGTGAACCCCGGGACAGCTCGAAGCGTCGGCAAGAGACCGAAGTTCATCCAATCCCATTCCCGCATCCGCCGTCAGGTGATGCGGTCGAGCCGGAAGATGAACTCTCTTGCTACTCACGCACCCGTCCGCACCCGTCGAACTCGCATCAGGCATTGATGCGCTCTATCTGTCCGCCCGCGGCACTGTGCCCCAGATGCTGCTCGACGAACTCGAACAGCACAGAACCACCGCCCACGACACCGAAACCCCGGTCGACACCACGCTCGGCGGCTATCTCGTACGCGTGCTCGGATCGGGTTGGGGTAAGTATCGATACTGCGCTCAGCACGAACTCGCCCGTATCGGAATCACCCACAGCGAACGGCTCCCAGCGGTCCGCATACAACCCACTGCACTGGCGCTTCACTCGCTCGGACCAGCGCAAACGGTGCTGTTCGTCCGCAACCTCCTCGATGCTGCTGGCGTTGTCGACGCCACGCTGAGCGTGTCACGTCTTGATCTGCATTCGGACTGGCAGCACCTTCCGATCGACGCCGACGAACGAACGAGCTTCGTGACGTACTCCGATCGTCGAGCCCTCTACGAAGTCGACGATCAGTTGACCGGGTTGAACTTCGGCAAGCGTGGCGGTGCGGTCTATGCCCGCGTCTACGACAAGACCCGTGAGTCCACCGACCACGGCCACGACTACTGGCCCAAACTCTGGGGACCAGCGTTCGACCCCAACCTCCCGGTGATCCGCATCGAGTTCGAGTTCACCCGTGACGGACTGCGCGAGTTCGGAGTGAACACCCCCGAAGAGGCATTCGACATGACCGGCGCACTGTGGGCCTACGCCACCCACCAATGGCTCACCCTGCGTATCCCGAGCGGTGACGAGACCCGCTCACGTTGGCCCCTCGACCCTCGCTGGGCTGCTGTCCAACGATCCAGCCTCGTCGGAGCTTCGATCCCAGCCGAACGCATTCGAGCCGGCGAACACGCTGGAACTCTACGCAAGATGCTGCCCGCACTGGTCGGCTACCTCACCGGAGCCGCGCTTCCACTCGGCACCCACGACATCGACGACACACTCGACGCGCTCGTCCCGCACCTGGTCGCCCACTCACAACAAACCGGAGTCAGCTTTGCTGATCGCATCAGCGACAAGAGGCGCCGATCATGAGCGCGCCGGACTATCAGCGGGTCGCATCCGTGATCGCCCAGATCCTGGCGCGTATGGTCCTGACCACACCCGACCCCGACGAGGAGGGAACCGATGCTGACGATCGGATACGTCCGAGTCTCGACTGACGACCAAGTCGAGCACTCCCCCGCCGCCCAGCGGAAACGCTGTGCCGAGTACGCCAAGCTGAAAGGCCTCGAGCCGCCCCGGTTCTTGTGCGACGAAGGATTATCGGGCAAGAACCTCGACCGGCCCGCCATGCAAGAGCTGATCGAGCTGATCGAAGCTGACCAGGTCGCGAACCTGATCGTCTGGCGCATCGACCGACTCTCCCGTGACTCCGGTGACGTCAACCGGCTCTTGAAACTGTTCGAGCGGCACTGCGTGATCGTTCATTCGTTGAGCGAGGGCACCGTCGAATCCGCCACAGCGTCCGGCCGGTTCACCGCTGGCATGCACGGACTGCTGGCGCAGCTCGAACGCGAGAAGATCATGGAGAACGTCGCGACCAGTATGCACGAACTCACCCGTGCCGGATACTGGCTCAATACGCCACCGATCGGCTACGACCTCGTCGACCGGGTCCTCATCGCCAACGACGACGCCCACCTCGTCCGCCGAGCGTTCAAGATCCGAGCCGCCGGCGCATCACTCCCGCAGGTCGCGAACGCAACCGGTCTCAAGTATTCACGCGTCCGGCACCTGCTACAGAACCGCGTGTACCTCGGCGAAGTCTGCATCAAAGACGATTGGTTCCCCGGACGCCACGAACCATTCGTCACACCCGAGCAGTTCGACGCCGCCCACCGCGGGCACGTCCCTGGCCGACGACGCGGCACCGACCTGCTCACCGGACGCGTCCGCTGCGGCACCTGCGGCAAGCTCACCGCGATCGACACCAACGGACGCGGCACACCGATCTACCGATGCCTGCAGCCGTGGCCACGGCTGCAACATCCCCGGCCGATCCGCCAAAGGGCTCCACCGCGCGGCACGACTCGGCATCGAACTCTTGCGGACCGACGACCAACTGATCGAAGCAATCCGGCATCAGCTCGCAGGCAGGGCCGAGCGAGCCGGAGGCGGAGCGGCGGAGCCGTCCCGCTCCGGCGCGCTGGCCAACCTCCGACGCAAACGCGACAAGCTCCTGCAGCTGTTCCTCGACGACAAGATCACCGAGGACTACTTCGCCGACAACGAACGCTCACTCACGAACCGGATCAACGCGCTCGAAGCCGACCACGCCGACACCCTCGAAACCGCCAAGACCACCAACGCACTCGCTCAAGCATTCGAGCGCGCCGCCGCACTCCTGCGCGATCCCGACTTCGACTTCGACGCCATCTGGGCCAACGCCAACGACAAAGAACGCCGCGTGTTGATCGAAGAACTCATCGAAGCCGTCACGATCCACGCCGACCGCCTCGAAGTCACCGTCACCGGGGCTCCACCCTTCCTCGTCAAACTCGACGAGGTCGGACTCCGCCCCAGTGGTACGGGACCTGTTGTGTCGGAGGACCGACGAGAGCGATCTCGACGTGATCGAGGTCGCCGATGCCGATCGGTCAGCATCTGAGGTTGGTCGCGCTCGGCGGACGGACGCGTGCTACGTTCCGCCGATGGAAGGTCCAACGTGACCGACGGCGAGATCGAGGGTCCCGATCCTGGCATCGGACTCCGCAACGTCGTCGACGCGTTGACGCAGGCCGTCATCGTCACGGACGCCGACGGCCACATCCTGCTGTGGAGCCGGTCGGCCGAAGCGCTGTACGGGTGGTCCGAACCCGAGGTGCGGGGACGCTCCGTGCTCGACGTGCTGGTCCCGCTGGGCGAGATGTCCGCCAATCGCGAGGATCTCCAGGTCGTGGCTGCGGGCCGTTCAATGGCCGGAGATCGTCGCGTCGCGAGCCGTGACGGTCGGGTGTTGCGCGTCCGGACCCACACGACCCCCGTGGTCGACGACGCCGGAACCACGCTGTTCCTGGTCGGGACGTCCGAGGACGTCGGCGAGCTGCGCGATCGCGAGCAACAGGCGCGTGACCTCTCGGAACACTTCGCTTCGGCGCTGGAGGCCGGCGGCCTCGGAACCTGGCGATGGACGATCGCAACCGGCCGAACCGTGTGGGACGAACGCCTCGAAGCGCTGTTCGGGCTGTCCTCTGGCGAGTTCGACGGAACCTTCGACATGTATGTCGCTCTCCTCCATCCCGACGATCGTGAGGAGACACTCGCCGTCGTCTCGCAGGCGATCGAGGACAAGTCGTCGTACCGCGTCGAACACAAGGTGGCCTGGCCGGACGGCAGCGTTCATTGGCTCGCGGGCGCAGGAACCGTGACCCTCGACGAGCACGGAGAGGTGACGGGCACCGTCGGATGCTCGATGGATGTGACCGAGCGAGTCGAACAGGAGCTCGAGCGGCGGCGGCTCGCCGACCTCGCGGTGGTCTCGGCGGCGAACGAGCGGCTGCAGCGGGAGCGTCTCGAGTTCCTCAGTGTCGTGAACGACGCGTTGAACAGGTCGCGGTCCGTCGAGACCCTGATGCAGAATGTCACGAGGGTGGCGGTCCCCCGGCTCGGGGACTGGTGTGCGCTCCACGTCCTTCCGACCGACGGATCGTCGATCCCCGACACCGAGGTCGGACACGTCGACCCGGACATGATCACCCATGCGAGCGAGTTGCAGGCGCAGTTCCCGTATGACCCGGAGGCCCCGACCGGGGTGCCGGCGGTGATTCGCACCGGCGTCACGGAGTTCTATTCCGATCTCTCTCCCGAGCTGCTGTCGACGATGGAGCTCGAGGAAAGGGCGCTCGACGTGGTCGAGGAACTCGATCTGCGCTCCTTCATCGCCGTCGCACTCAAGAAGCGCGACCGGATCCTCGGAGCCATCCAGTTCGTCTCCACGGGAACCTCGCGGCGCTACGACGACGACGACGTGGCGCTCGCCGAGGCCATCGCAGCTCGGATCGCGTCGAGCATCGAAAACCTCCGGCTGCACGCAGAGCACCGGAGAATCGCTCGCACACTCCAACGCAGCCTGCTGCCCGAACGCCTTCCCGACGTGCCCGGTATCGACATCGCCGTTCGCTACTGGGCGGCGGGCGACGCGACCGAAGTCGGAGGCGACTTCTACGACGTGTTCACCCTGGACCAGCCCGGGCAGTTCGCGATCGTGCTCGGCGACGTCTGCGGGACCGGACCAGAAGCGGCCGCGCTCACCGGCCTGGCGCGCCACACCGTCCGCGACAGCGCGTGGCACGACGATCCGCCAGGAGCCGTGCTCCGTGCGTTGAACCGGGCCGTGCGTCGGTCGGGCACGAACACCTTCCTCACCTGCGTCTACGCCACCCTCGAACCCGGCACGAAGACGATGTCGGTGACGTGCGCCGGTCACCCACTCCCGGTCCACGTGAGCGCCCGGGGCGCCGAGGCCGTGGGTCGACCGGGGACCTTGATCGGCGTGCGCGACGAGGTCGCCGTCCACGAGGTCGCCGTGATGTTGGACGAGGGCGACGTCGTCGTGCTCCACACCGACGGCGCGACCGACCTCCCTCCGCCGCATGGTCTCGACGAGCCGGCGTGGCGCACGCTCGTACACGACGCCGTGCGATCGGGCGGCACGGCCGACGACATCGCCGAACACATCCAGCACGCACTGGCCGAGATCCTCCCGTTCGAGTCACGGCACGACGACATCGCGCTGCTCGTGCTCAAGACCGCCTGACGGCCGAGTCAGATCACCCGCGAGGTGGCACTCCGGCCTCGACCCTGATGCAGCGTCCTGTCAGTCGGCGTCAGTAGGGCCAGTCGGGTGCTGCTCGCCCGAGGCGGCGGAGGAGTTTGCCGAGGCCGAGCGTGAGGACGACCTTCAGGCCGACGTTCTTGGCGAACCACGGGAGCTGGGCGAGTTGTTGGGCGGCGTTGACCGGCCGCTTCACGTGGCCGGTCGCTCGGTAGGTGGTCAGCGAACGGGAACGTGACACGTAGGTCCAGCGGCGACTCGCCACCAACTCACGGAGGATCGCCAGGGTCACGCCGATGCTGCTGAAGCTGTCGTGGATCAGCATCGTGCCGCCGTCGGACACTCGCGCGCCGTACGTCGCGATGTCGGCTCGGGCCGGGCCGTACCGATGGGCGCCGTCGACGTAGAGGACGTCGATCTCCCCGTCGATCTCGGCGAGCGCGTCGTCGCTGAACTGCCGCAGGTGCGTGACACGATCGGCGACACCGGCTCGGGCGAGATTCCGGTTGAAGTGCTGGTGGTCGTCGTCGGCCTCGGCTTCGAACCCGTCGATCTCCTGTGGGCCGCGATCGTTGCCGGCGTGCGGGTCGATCGCGATGACCATGGCGTCGGGCGGACACGCCGATGCGAGCACGATCGTCGACCGGCCGTGGAAGCTCCCGATCTCGACGATCGTGCCACCCGGAGTACAGGCCCGGGCGGCGTCGTACAGGGCACGTGCCTGACCCTCGGTCATCCAACCATCGACCTCGGAAACCGACGCCCACGCCGCGTCGAACGACGTCACGTGTACACCGCGAGCCCGTACACCACGACCCAGATCAGGCCGAGGATCTGCAACACCCGGTCGCGCCCGAACACTTCTTCCGGTGCCGCTCCTTGCCCCTGCTCGAGCACGAGGGCGTAGCGCAGGAACGCCGTCAGCATCGGCACGACCGACAACTCGTAGTACGGCAACTCCGAACCCGACAGCGACTTCGTCTCGAACGCCCAGACGCAATAGCTGACGAGCGCACCACCGCACGACACGGCGAGCACGAAACGGAGGTAGCCCTCGCTGTACTCACCGAGGGTCGAGCGCACCCCGCCGGCGTCGGCGCCCAGCTCACGCTGCTCGGCGAATCGTTTGCCGCTCACGATGAAGAGCGAGCCGAAGGTGGTGACGAGCACGAACCAGCTCGACATCGGCACGTCGACGGCGACCGCACCCATCGCGGCGCGCAGCACGAACCCCGAGGCGATCGCGACGAGGTCGACCACGGCGATGTGCTTCCAGATCGCGCTGTAGGTGAGCGTGATCAGCATGTAGATCGCGACCACTGCGACCGCCCGCCACTCCCCCGTCAGGGCGGCGAGGCCGAGCGCGACGAGCGGCAGCAGCGTCCCCAGGATCCGCCCCGTCGTGAGGCTCACCTCGCCCGCAGCGATCGGTCGCGTCGACTTGGTCGGATGGACCCGATCGGCTTCGACGTCGAGCACGTCGTTCCAGAAATAGGTGCCACTCGCCGCCAGGCAGAACGACACGAACGCCAGCACCGTGACGCCGAATTGGCCCGGCTGATCGAGAACGCCGGCGGCACCGGGCGCGGCGAAGACGAGAACGTTCTTCAGCCACTGTTTCGGGCGTGCGGTCCGGATGATCGGGTGCATGGCAGATCAGGGCGCAACGCTAGCCAGCGGTGCCGTGACCCAGTGCGGATGGTCCGCGGCGGCGAGCAACTCGCGGTCGCCGGTCGAATCGCCGTACGCGTACAGCGTGACCTCGTCTCGGCACCAGCCATGCCCGGCGAGCCACTCGTCGAGCCGGCGCACCTTCTCGGGTCCGCGACAGTTCGGGCCGTCGAGCCGCCCGGTGCAGCGTCCATCGACGACTTCGAGTCGCGTGCCAGCCACCTCGACCCCGCCGAGCACGTCGGCGACCACTCTGACGTACTGCTCGTAGCTCGCCGTGACGATCACCACCCGGTGATCCTGCGCGAGGTGCCACTGCAGCCGTGCGACCGTGTCGGCCCGCATCAGCGTCTCGGCGATCGTGACGCCCCACGACGCTGCCTCGGCATCGACGCCCTCGATGGGGCGGTCTCGGAACACGATGTCGGTGGCCAGCGCACGCAACCGGTCGCGGTCACGGCGGGTGGCGATCGGCAGCAACCGGAGCGTGTGGGGCAGGAGCGACACCGCGAACCGGCGGCTCGTCGTGAACCGCCGGAGGAAGGGCACGACCGTGTCACGCTTGGTCAGGGTCTCGTCGAAGTCGAACGCCGCGACGGTGGTGACGCTCACGTGTGCAGCTCGTCGAGCATCGTCCAGAATCCGGGCCAGCTCTTCGACACCACCTCCGGGTCCTCGACCTCGATCCCGTCGCAGGCTGAACCCAGCACGCCGAACGCCATGGCCAGTCGATGGTCGTGATGCGTGGCCAATCGTGCCGGACGCAGTGTCGCCGCCGACGGCCGGATCGCGAGCCCGTCGTCGGTCTCGTCGATGTCGACGCCGGCCCGACGCAGCTCCGCCGACAGGTCTCCGAGCCGGTCGCTCTCCTTCTCGCGGATGAAGCCGACGCCGCGGATCCGTGTGGGCGACGAAGCGAACGCCGCGACCACGGCGACGGTGGGCACCAGGTCGGAGATGTCGGCCATGTCGATGTCGATGCCGCGCAGGTCGCCGGCGCCGGACACCGTCACCTGGTCGGTGTCCCGGTCGAGGCTGCACCCCATCTGCGCCATGACGTCACCGAACCGTGCGTCACCCTGGAGCGCGCCGGCGCCGAGTCCGGGCACCGTCATCGACCCACCGCACACCGCGGCGAGCGCCAACGGGTAACTCGCCGACGAGGCGTCGGGCTCGACGGCGGTCTCGGTCGGTGTATAGGCGGCGGGGCCGACCCGGATGCGCCGCTCCGCGACCTCGACGTCGGTGATGCCGAACCAGCCCATCACGGACGCGGTGAGCTCCACGTACGGCCGCGAGACGAGCGGCGTGGTGAGTGCGAGATCCAGCCCACCGGGCAACTCCGGTCCGATCAGCATCAACGC encodes:
- a CDS encoding class I SAM-dependent methyltransferase, coding for MTSFDAAWASVSEVDGWMTEGQARALYDAARACTPGGTIVEIGSFHGRSTIVLASACPPDAMVIAIDPHAGNDRGPQEIDGFEAEADDDHQHFNRNLARAGVADRVTHLRQFSDDALAEIDGEIDVLYVDGAHRYGPARADIATYGARVSDGGTMLIHDSFSSIGVTLAILRELVASRRWTYVSRSRSLTTYRATGHVKRPVNAAQQLAQLPWFAKNVGLKVVLTLGLGKLLRRLGRAAPDWPY
- the aroA gene encoding 3-phosphoshikimate 1-carboxyvinyltransferase: MTETRRVRRLDGPVEGHVSVPGSKSIANRVLVCAALADGVSSISNVPDGDDTRAMLDCLRTLGLAVDAYVDRVRITGVGTAWANVPRTLFAGLAGTTSRFITAVAALGSTPLTVDGHPPLRARPFGPLHEALGQLGVVVTPGESFGNLPATITGPPVTGRVEIRGDVSSQYVTALMLIGPELPGGLDLALTTPLVSRPYVELTASVMGWFGITDVEVAERRIRVGPAAYTPTETAVEPDASSASYPLALAAVCGGSMTVPGLGAGALQGDARFGDVMAQMGCSLDRDTDQVTVSGAGDLRGIDIDMADISDLVPTVAVVAAFASSPTRIRGVGFIREKESDRLGDLSAELRRAGVDIDETDDGLAIRPSAATLRPARLATHHDHRLAMAFGVLGSACDGIEVEDPEVVSKSWPGFWTMLDELHT
- a CDS encoding decaprenyl-phosphate phosphoribosyltransferase, whose protein sequence is MHPIIRTARPKQWLKNVLVFAAPGAAGVLDQPGQFGVTVLAFVSFCLAASGTYFWNDVLDVEADRVHPTKSTRPIAAGEVSLTTGRILGTLLPLVALGLAALTGEWRAVAVVAIYMLITLTYSAIWKHIAVVDLVAIASGFVLRAAMGAVAVDVPMSSWFVLVTTFGSLFIVSGKRFAEQRELGADAGGVRSTLGEYSEGYLRFVLAVSCGGALVSYCVWAFETKSLSGSELPYYELSVVPMLTAFLRYALVLEQGQGAAPEEVFGRDRVLQILGLIWVVVYGLAVYT
- a CDS encoding SpoIIE family protein phosphatase; translation: MTDGEIEGPDPGIGLRNVVDALTQAVIVTDADGHILLWSRSAEALYGWSEPEVRGRSVLDVLVPLGEMSANREDLQVVAAGRSMAGDRRVASRDGRVLRVRTHTTPVVDDAGTTLFLVGTSEDVGELRDREQQARDLSEHFASALEAGGLGTWRWTIATGRTVWDERLEALFGLSSGEFDGTFDMYVALLHPDDREETLAVVSQAIEDKSSYRVEHKVAWPDGSVHWLAGAGTVTLDEHGEVTGTVGCSMDVTERVEQELERRRLADLAVVSAANERLQRERLEFLSVVNDALNRSRSVETLMQNVTRVAVPRLGDWCALHVLPTDGSSIPDTEVGHVDPDMITHASELQAQFPYDPEAPTGVPAVIRTGVTEFYSDLSPELLSTMELEERALDVVEELDLRSFIAVALKKRDRILGAIQFVSTGTSRRYDDDDVALAEAIAARIASSIENLRLHAEHRRIARTLQRSLLPERLPDVPGIDIAVRYWAAGDATEVGGDFYDVFTLDQPGQFAIVLGDVCGTGPEAAALTGLARHTVRDSAWHDDPPGAVLRALNRAVRRSGTNTFLTCVYATLEPGTKTMSVTCAGHPLPVHVSARGAEAVGRPGTLIGVRDEVAVHEVAVMLDEGDVVVLHTDGATDLPPPHGLDEPAWRTLVHDAVRSGGTADDIAEHIQHALAEILPFESRHDDIALLVLKTA
- a CDS encoding HAD-IB family hydrolase; protein product: MSVTTVAAFDFDETLTKRDTVVPFLRRFTTSRRFAVSLLPHTLRLLPIATRRDRDRLRALATDIVFRDRPIEGVDAEAASWGVTIAETLMRADTVARLQWHLAQDHRVVIVTASYEQYVRVVADVLGGVEVAGTRLEVVDGRCTGRLDGPNCRGPEKVRRLDEWLAGHGWCRDEVTLYAYGDSTGDRELLAAADHPHWVTAPLASVAP